The genomic segment TGATCGTCGCCGCGTCGTCGGGGTTCGCGATCCGGGGCGTCTGCGTCGTCACTCCGCCACCCCGCAGTGCTCCACCGCCGCGATCGCGAGCGCGGCCGCGCACGCGACCAGGTCGTCCACGGGCACGTACTCATCGACGGTGTGGGCCCACTCGATGCTGCGCGGCCCGTACCCGATCGACGGCGTCCCGCCGAAGCGGGTGAAGGTCGCCGCGTCGTACCAGGAGTCGAGCCCGCCCAGCACGCCCGGCTTCCCGGCAGCCTCGGTCGCCCGCATCATCGTGCCGACGATCGGCAGTGCCGGATCGACCTCCGACGGCGGGATGTCGAGATCCCACTCGATCACCGGCGGGTTCTCGGCCAGCCACGCGTCGGCCGCCGCGGCCCGCGCCACCCAGCCGGCGATCTCGGCCTCGACGTCGCGGCCCCAGCCCTCGTTGTCGGCGCGGCCGGGCAGGTAGGTCACCTCGCACGTCATCCAGCACGACGCGGGGTAGGTCACCGTCCACTCGCCGCCGCCGATCTTGACCGGCACGATGTCGCCGGGCGGGAGATGGTCGTGGCGCTGCCCCGGGCTGCCGCGCCACTCCTCGCGCAGCCGGGCGATGGCGTCCATGACGATGCCCATCTTCTCGATCGCGTTCACGGCGCCGCCGTCGCGCCAGTGCGCCTGCGCCATCTCGGCGTGCCCCGGCCGGCCGGTGACCCGGAAGGTCGGCGTGAGCGACCCGCGGCAACCCACCCACACCTCGAAGGCGGTCGGCTCGGTGACGATGCCCGCGTCGGCCTTGACGCCGTGGCGGACGGCCGCCAGGCCTCCGGCACCGGACGACTCCTCGTCGGTGACGGTGTTCACGATCAGGTCGCCGCGCAGCCGGATGCCCAGCCGCTGCAGCACCTCGGCCGCGTAGACCATGCAGGCCACGCCGCCCTTCATGTCGCACGCGCCCCGGCCGTAGAGGTTGCCGTCCCGCACCTCGGCCTGGTTCGGGTCGCTCGTCCAGCGGTCGCGCGGCTCGGACGGCACCACGTCGATGTGGCCGTTGAAGAGGAGGCTCTGGCCGCCGCCGCCCGCGCCCGCGAACCGGGCCGCCATCTGCGGCCGGCCCTCGAAGCCGAGGCCGGGCGGCATCTGCCGCGAGCCGGCGATATCGGCCGGCGCGGGCTCCCAGACGTCCACGGTCGCGCCGGCGGACCGGAGCCGGTCGCCGAGGTAGTTCTGCAGGTCCGCCTCCTGGCGGGGAGGGTCCGTCGGCGTGCGGGCCGTCGTGTCGAACGCGACCAGCTGCGCCGTGAGCTCCACCAGCTCCTCCCTGCCGGCGGTGACCGCATCAATGATGCGTGCCTCCAACGTCACGGTGGGCGATGATAGTGAAGGGTGGAACGGACCGACGCATACGCCCGCCGCCGGCGCCGGCCGCGGCGGTGGGCCCGGATCGCGGCCGTCCTGTGCCTGTGCGCGGTCTCCCTGGCGGCGGGCTACGGCGCCCACTCGCTGGTGTCGGGCGGCCGGAGCGCTGCGCCGCCGCCCGTGTCGCACACGACGGTCACCGTCACGACGACGACCCCGGTGACGACGACGCCTCCCGCGCCGCCGCCCGACCGGCGCACGATCTCGATCGCCGCGGTGGGCGACACGATGCTCGGCTCGACGCCGGAGCTGCCGCCGTCGCCGGGCACCTACCTGGCGGCGATGCGGGCCGACCTGCACGGCGACATCGTGTTCGGGAACCTCGAGGGCACGCTCACCGACGCGACGACGAGCAAGTGCAAGCCGAAGGCGAAGGACTGCTTCGCGTTCCGGGTGCCGCCCGAGTTCGCGGCCGACCTGCGCGCGGCCGGGTTCACGGTGATGAACAACGCCAACAACCACTCCTACGACTTCGGCGCCACCGGACAGGCGGACACGGTGCGGGCGCTGCAGGCCGCCGGGATCGCCCAGACGGGGCTCCCCGGCGAGATCACCGTCGTCCGCGCCGGGGGCCTGCGCGTCGCGATTCTCGGCTTCGCCCCGTACTCCGCCACGGCCTCGCTGCTCGACCTCGCCACCGCCCGGGCGCTCATCCAGCAGGCCGACGCGAAGGCCGGCATCGTCATCGTCGCGATCCACGCCGGGGCCGAGGGCACCGACGCCCAGCACGTCACCGGGGCCGAGGAGTCCTATGTCGGAGAGGACCGCGGCAACGCCGAGGCGTTCGCGCACATGGCCGTCGACGCCGGCGCCGATCTCGTCCTCGGCTCGGGCCCGCATGTCCTGCGGGGGATGGAGATCTACCACCGCCGCCTGATCGCCTACAGCCTGGGAAACTTCGCCGGGTACCACAACTTCGGGCTCGACGGTGTCCTGGGCGACTCCGCCGTGCTGCACGTCCGGCTGACGGGGAAAGGCGTTTTCCACTCGGGGCGGATCACGTCGGTGCGGCTCGTCGAGGCCGGGATGCCGGAGCCCGACCCGGCGGCGGCGGGCGCACAGCTGATCGCCCAGCTCTCCCGCGACGACCTCGGATCGCGGGCCGTCCGGGTGGCGCCGGCTGGCCGGATCGCGCCGCCCTGAGCCGCCCGGAACGCGTACCCCTGTAAGGAACTGGGTGCGATCCCTCCGGCGGGGGATTCCCGTTCGGGGGCCGTGTCCCCCATAACGAGACAGACGCCTCCGCGGCCCCCAGCCCGGAGCAGCGGCCACCGGCACCCCATCCCGGCAGCCGCGGCCGTCGCCTGCCCTGACCCCCATCCCGCCCCCGAGGGAGGTGCGCTGTGATCAAGTGGAACTACCCCGCCGTGCGCGTCGTCCTGGCCCTGGGCGCGATCGCGTCGTTCGTGATCGCCTCCGGCGCCGGCATGCGCTGGTCGTAGCCGGCCTGAGCGCCGGAGTTGAGCCTCACGCGGGCTCCCGTCCCGGCCGATAACGGGACTGAACCTCCGTGACCGCTTCCTCCGCCGCTCCCCCGAACGACTCCTCGCCGCCCCGACTGCTCTGGTACGTCATCACGGTCATCGCCGCGACGGTACCGGTGGCGGTCGGGGCGGCCCTGACTGCAGCCGCAGCCCCGCCCGCCGAGGACGCCCTGGCGGGCGTTCTCGTGTTTGCGCTCGCCGCCCTGGCCGCGGAGTTCAAGCCGGTGCCGCTGGACGAGGGCGGCGCGCGCAAGGTCTCGCTCGCCTTCGTCTTCCTGCTCGCCGCCCAGATCCTGTTCGGCTGGCAGTACGCGGTCATCGCGGCCCTCCTGGCCACTGCGATCGTCGAGTACTCCGAGCGCGGCCTGTCCCTGCGCGGCGCGTTCAACACGTCCGCCTACGCGCTCGCCGCGTTCGCCTCGGCCCTGCCCGCCTTCCTGCTCGGCTGGAACGGTGGCGCGATCGCCTCGGACGACGCCGCCAAGCTGACCATCCTCGCCTTCGCCGGCGGCGCCACCTACGTCGTCACGAACGTCGCCCTGGTCGCCGTCGCCGTCGGCCTTGCGACCGGGACCCCGCTGCGGAGCGCGCCGAGGGGATATCTCCGCGACTCCGGCCCGGCGTTCCTGATCATGGCCTTCATCTCGGCGCTCGCGGTGTCGCTCTGGAAGGTCGACCCGCCGCTCGAGCTGCTGCTGGCCGGGCCGGTGTTCGCGCTCGCGCTCTACCTGCGCTCGTCGTATCGCACCGTGCTCGCCGTTCGTGACGCCGAGACGGACGGCCTGACGGAGCTCGGCAACCACCGCTCCTTCCAGATCGACCTGCGCCGCGAGCTCGAGGACGCCGCCGCCGAGGACGGGCTCATGTCGCTCGCGCTGATCGACCTCGACGCGTTCAAGGACATCAACGACCGCTTCGGCCACCCGGTCGGCGACGCCGTGCTGCGGCTCGTCGCCAGGGTGTTGCGCGAGCAGTGCGGCGAGGGCCGCGCCTACCGCATCGGCGGCGAGGAGTTCGCTGCGCTCCTGCCCGGCCACACGTCGTGGGCGGCCGAATCCGTGTTCGGCCGCGTCCACGAGCAGCTGGCGGCCACCGAGTTCCCGCACGGCGAGCCGGTCACGGTCAGCGTCGGACTGGCGGTGTTTCCCGAGCACGGGAACGACCGCGAGACCCTCTACGACGTCGCCGACGCCGCGCTCTACTGGGCCAAGAACCACGGCAAGAACCGAACCTGCATCTACAGCCCGACCGTCGTGCGCTCCTACACCCCGGCAGAGCTGGCCGAGATCGCCGAGCGCAGTGCCCGTCTGCGCGCCGCCGAGGGCCTGATCCGGGTCGTCGACGCCAAGGACACCTACGCCGGCGCCCACTCCCAGACCGTGTCGCGGCTGGCCGAGGCGATCGCGCGCACGATGGGCCTCGACGTCGAGGTGGTCGAGCAGGTGCGCCTGGCCGGCCTGCTGCACGACCTGGGCAAGATCGCCATCCCCGACCGCATCCTGCAGAAGCCGGGCAAGCTCGATCCGGACGAGCTGCGCGTGATGCGCGAGCACCCCGTGCTCGGCGCCCGCCTGCTGGAGGGCCTGGGCGTCTCGCCGGTCGACCGCTGGATCCTGCACCACCACGAGTGGTGGGACGGCTCCGGCTACCCGCTCGGCCTGGCCGGCGAGGAGATCCCGCTCGGCTCGCGCATCATCCTCGTCGCCGACGCCTTCGACGCGATGACCTCCGATCGCTGCTACCGGGCCGCCGGCACGGCGTCCGCCGCGATCGCAGAGCTGCGCAAGCGCTGCTGGACGCAGTTCGACGCACGCGTGGTCGCCGCGCTCGAGCGCCTCCAGGCCGAGGAGCCGAACATCGCCGACGTGCGCGCCGCCGGCTGATGGTGCTCGTCCTCGCCGTCCTGGTCGGGGTCGTGCTCGGCCGCCTGCTGGGAGGTCGCGTCTCGGCGCTTGCGGCGATCCCGATCCGCGCGCCGTGGCTCTTCTACGCGGCGGTCGGCCTGCAGATCGCCGGCTATCCGTCGGGCGTGCTGCCGTGGAGCATCGGCAACTCGCTCGCGACCGTCCTGTGGATGGTCTCCTACGCGCTCCTGATCGCGGCCGTCGCGGTGAACGTGCGTCTGTCCGGCGCAGGGATCGTGGGGCTCGGCATGCTCTCGAACCTCGCCGCGGTCGTCACGAACGGCGGCCACATGCCGGCGCGCGCCTCGGCGCTGCGGGCTGCGGGCGTGCTCTACAAGGGCGTGCACAACAACAGCGAGATCGCCGTGCACCCGAACCTGCCCTGGCTGATCGACCGCTGGCCGGTGCCGGCGTGGATCCCGATGGGCAACGTGTTCTCGGTGGGCGACGTCCTGATCGCGGCCGGCGCGGTCGTGCTCGTCTGCGCGGGCATGGGCGTGCGGCTGCGGCGGCGCCGCCGGCTGGCGACGGCGTAGGACGATCCCGTGGGCTCCGATCAGGCCGGAGACGTGGACGCGTCCCGGGATCCGGGGCACGTGGTCGGGCGTCATCCTCGTATCGCTGCTGCTGGTACTGCCGGCTGCCGGCGCGGTCGACCTGGCGGCTCGGCAGACGTCGTTTCGCTGCTCGTCTGAGGGGTTCACCGCCCGCACCTGGTACGGCCGAACGCTCCGGGAGCCGTGGGGGCGGGTCGGAGCGGCCTCGTTGACGCGCCGACAGGGAGTCGCCGGCCTGCGCACGCTCCGGATCCGCTCGTCGTCCGGACGCCTCCTGGCCGAGCTCCCGGAAGACATCGGGCCACTCGACGAGATCGCCCAGACCGTTGAGCGGCGCCGACCGACGGCGGGCGGCTAGGCCGGTTCGCGGTAGGCGGTCGAGAGCTTCTTCGGCACGCACAGGCTCCACGCGTCGATCACGAGGCCGCGCATCTCCTCGGCGTCGAGCATCTCGAGCCGCGCCACCACCCAGCTGTAGCGCATGTCGGACTCGCCCGGCATCATGAACTTCTCGGGCTCGGTGCCGACGAGCCACTCGCGCTCCTCCTTGGGGAAGCCGAAGCCCATCAGCGTCTCGTCGCGGGAGAAGGCGACGTAGACGATCCGCCCGACCCGGAACTTGATCCGGCCGCGGACGACGGCCTCGTGGGTGCGCGGGAGCGTGAGCGCGACGGCCCGCACGTCGGCGACGGTCACCACGGCAGCGTCCCGGCGTCGGTCTCGACCGCGACGGGCGGGCCGGTGGCGGCCGCGGCGTCGGTCGGATACCAGACCCGCCCGCGCTTCACGACGATCAGCGAGCCGGCCTTGGTGCCCGCGGCGGCGAAGGTCTCACGGTTGCCGCTCCACCGGCGTGCGCCGGTGCGGCGCTCGAGCTCGTCGAGGAAGGCGCCGACGTCGTCGACCGGCATCCCGGCCTCGCAGATCCCGAGCAGCGCAGACGGTCCGAACGGCGGCGCGTACGGCTCGGGCAGGTCGTGGTGGGCGATCAGCTCGACGATGTTCCCGTCCGGGTCGGCGAAGTAGGCGGAGTCGGCGTTCCAGTCCGGGAACGCGAACGCGCGGCCGCCGTCCTCGTCCGTCAGCAGGTCGACCCGCTCGCCGAGCCAGGCGAGCGCGTCGGCGTAGGACGCCGACGGGATGCGGATCGCGAAATGCTGGGGCGTCGGCTCGCCCGGGACGAGCGCGAGTCGTGCATCGCCGATGGCGATCGCCAGCATCCCGTCCTCGTCGGTGGCAGGAAGGCCGAAGCCGGCATAGAGCGCCCGCTGCTCGTCGAGCCGCCGTGCTGCCAACCTGATCTGGCGCAGGTGCACGGGGGAAGGGTAGGCGGAGAGGGCTCGTCCCGGCCGCTACGCGACCCGCGTCGCCCCGTCGTAGTTCTCGGCGTACCAGCCACTCGACAGGCTCGAGATGCGGACGTGGTCGCCGGTGTGCGGGGCGTGGATGAAGCGGCCGCCGCCGATGTAGATGCCGACGTGGTTCAGGTCGTCGAAGAAGACGAGGTCGCCGCGGCGCAGCTGATCCATGCGGACGTGGCGGCCGTCGCGAAACTGGGCGGCGGCGAAGTGCGGCAGGTCGATGCCGAGCTGCGCGTAGACGTACATGACGAGTCCGGAGCAATCGAAGCCGCCCGGCGAGGCGCCGCCCCAGACGTAGGGGACGCCCAGGTAGCGCTCGGCGATCGAGACGGCCCGGGCGCCGACGCCTTCGGCCCGGCGCGGGGGCGCGGAATGGTGGTGGCGGCCCGGCACCACCCCGACGC from the Gaiellales bacterium genome contains:
- a CDS encoding ArgE/DapE family deacylase, coding for MTLEARIIDAVTAGREELVELTAQLVAFDTTARTPTDPPRQEADLQNYLGDRLRSAGATVDVWEPAPADIAGSRQMPPGLGFEGRPQMAARFAGAGGGGQSLLFNGHIDVVPSEPRDRWTSDPNQAEVRDGNLYGRGACDMKGGVACMVYAAEVLQRLGIRLRGDLIVNTVTDEESSGAGGLAAVRHGVKADAGIVTEPTAFEVWVGCRGSLTPTFRVTGRPGHAEMAQAHWRDGGAVNAIEKMGIVMDAIARLREEWRGSPGQRHDHLPPGDIVPVKIGGGEWTVTYPASCWMTCEVTYLPGRADNEGWGRDVEAEIAGWVARAAAADAWLAENPPVIEWDLDIPPSEVDPALPIVGTMMRATEAAGKPGVLGGLDSWYDAATFTRFGGTPSIGYGPRSIEWAHTVDEYVPVDDLVACAAALAIAAVEHCGVAE
- a CDS encoding CapA family protein yields the protein MERTDAYARRRRRPRRWARIAAVLCLCAVSLAAGYGAHSLVSGGRSAAPPPVSHTTVTVTTTTPVTTTPPAPPPDRRTISIAAVGDTMLGSTPELPPSPGTYLAAMRADLHGDIVFGNLEGTLTDATTSKCKPKAKDCFAFRVPPEFAADLRAAGFTVMNNANNHSYDFGATGQADTVRALQAAGIAQTGLPGEITVVRAGGLRVAILGFAPYSATASLLDLATARALIQQADAKAGIVIVAIHAGAEGTDAQHVTGAEESYVGEDRGNAEAFAHMAVDAGADLVLGSGPHVLRGMEIYHRRLIAYSLGNFAGYHNFGLDGVLGDSAVLHVRLTGKGVFHSGRITSVRLVEAGMPEPDPAAAGAQLIAQLSRDDLGSRAVRVAPAGRIAPP
- a CDS encoding diguanylate cyclase; the protein is MTASSAAPPNDSSPPRLLWYVITVIAATVPVAVGAALTAAAAPPAEDALAGVLVFALAALAAEFKPVPLDEGGARKVSLAFVFLLAAQILFGWQYAVIAALLATAIVEYSERGLSLRGAFNTSAYALAAFASALPAFLLGWNGGAIASDDAAKLTILAFAGGATYVVTNVALVAVAVGLATGTPLRSAPRGYLRDSGPAFLIMAFISALAVSLWKVDPPLELLLAGPVFALALYLRSSYRTVLAVRDAETDGLTELGNHRSFQIDLRRELEDAAAEDGLMSLALIDLDAFKDINDRFGHPVGDAVLRLVARVLREQCGEGRAYRIGGEEFAALLPGHTSWAAESVFGRVHEQLAATEFPHGEPVTVSVGLAVFPEHGNDRETLYDVADAALYWAKNHGKNRTCIYSPTVVRSYTPAELAEIAERSARLRAAEGLIRVVDAKDTYAGAHSQTVSRLAEAIARTMGLDVEVVEQVRLAGLLHDLGKIAIPDRILQKPGKLDPDELRVMREHPVLGARLLEGLGVSPVDRWILHHHEWWDGSGYPLGLAGEEIPLGSRIILVADAFDAMTSDRCYRAAGTASAAIAELRKRCWTQFDARVVAALERLQAEEPNIADVRAAG
- a CDS encoding DUF5317 domain-containing protein; this encodes MVLVLAVLVGVVLGRLLGGRVSALAAIPIRAPWLFYAAVGLQIAGYPSGVLPWSIGNSLATVLWMVSYALLIAAVAVNVRLSGAGIVGLGMLSNLAAVVTNGGHMPARASALRAAGVLYKGVHNNSEIAVHPNLPWLIDRWPVPAWIPMGNVFSVGDVLIAAGAVVLVCAGMGVRLRRRRRLATA